The segment CAGGTGACAGGCGGccagctgcgcagcgtgacctctgacttcacaccACACTGCGCAggaggagccgggaggagggagccgggcagcgtctgagcctcctgaggacgctcaatgctgcccgccattaaaaacaaaacaaagggcAGCTGATCCTGAAATTGGCTACACTAGTCCCTTGGTCCAGgtgggtccacaccgcacaccttGCGCCCATAGAAGTATTGGCAGACATTATGGTGGGAGTCGTCAGCGGTGCGCAAATTGAGGTTAGTCCACGTGGCAGATGGCTTTCTGAGGTAAATTGGTTATTGAACTAGGTAGAAAGTTAACAGGTAGCAGGTAACACAGGGTTAACAGTAATGCAGCAGGTACAGGATTCAGAGATTTCCCAGTTGCAAACAGGATATGCTGGGCATTGTAGTGCACAGTGTATTTGCACACTGTATGCTGGCTTAAGGACAGTGGTGGCAGCAGGATTTATATTATATGCTGCGGTGGCGGAACAGTGGCGTTAGGGGTATTAATAGGCAACTCACCATTGGGGGCACTCAGGCGAAGTGACTGGGATGTGGCGCAGAGATGCACGGTCTTATTGGCCTGGTTGCAAACTCTGACGCATGGGGCGGTgtcctattagcagcagtactttcccgctgctaataggatcgccGGGTACTATCCTATTAACCCCCATCCTTTCCCCCCAATGCCGGCAATTAccgggattatgcttcgggtgcctcaggatTTAATTACAGTATTTTCTTGTGTTATTTGCCATTCCATGGCAGTCGGCAAACAGTAAAATCTACCAAGGAGTTTTTGGATCTGTATAATTAATGTATTAAAGCATAATTAACCACCCCCATCCCCAGGGAAGTACATACTTagaagggtatccggtctctaggtcgaccacacttaggtcgacagtcactaggtcgaccactattggtcgacatgcattaggtcaacaggatttttaggtcgacatgacaaaaggtcgacatgagtttttcacttttttttttttttactttttcatactttacgatccacgtggactacaattgggaacggtaacctgtgccgagcgcagcgaggcacattgcacgaagcatggtgagcgaaacaAGCTGTGCGAGGgaacactaactggggttcccggtcactctacgaagaaaacgacacattttttttaaaactgcatgtcgaccttttgtcaagtcGACATTGCTCATGTCAACCTATTTTGGGTGCCGACTTAGTTagtgtcgaccactagtggtcgacctagacactgtcgacctaagtgtggtcaaccctatgaaccacaccccttagaagtatatttactaaagtggcgGGTTtacaaaagtggtgatgttgcccaatcagattttagctattatcttctagaacgtgCTAGAtacatgataagtagaatctgattggttgctaagggcaacacctCCACATTTGTAAAGTAAATATACTGTACCTTCTACTTTACTGACACTGTATGGTGCCTGTATAAAGAGGTTCCTTGCAGCAGCTCTGAAGGGCTTCTGGTTTGCGAGTCACTGTTATCACTATTTAATTAAAGCGACAATCTGATGCCAGTAATCTCAGATTAAGGGGGGACGTGTGTGCTGGGTGAATATCCGCAGAAGTGACACCTGATATGAATGCTGGTAATAGGATTTCAGGGCATAATTCCATTCTACCAAGAGTGAGGTTAATAAAACAGTAAAAGTGATCACTGCGATTAAGCAAAGACCTGTCTGGATGGACATGCCCTGGTTCAAGGAGGGACAATTTACACACGTCTGGAATTAATCTccttatgtacactgctcaaaaaaataaagggaacactacaataacacatcctagatctcaatgaatgaaatattctaattaaatactttgttctttacatagttgaatgtgctgacaacaaaatcacacaaaaattatcaatggaaatcaaatttattaacccatggaggtctggatttggagtcacactcaaaattaaagtggaaaaacacactacaggctgatccaactttgatgcaatgtccttaaaacaagtcaaaatgaggctcagtagtgtgtgtggcctccacgtgcctgtatgacctccctacaacgcctgggcatgctcctgatgaggtggcggatggtctcctgagggatctcctcccagacctggattaaagcatccgccaactcctggacagtctgtggtgcaacgtggcgttggtggatgaagcgagacatgatgacccagatgtgctcaattggattcaggtctggggaacgggcgggccagtccatagcatcaatgccttcgtcttgcaggaactgctgacacactccagccacatgaggtctagcattgtattgcattaggaggaacccggggccaactgcaccagcatattgtctcacaaggggtctgaggatctcatctcggtacctaatggcagtcaggctacctctggcgagcacatggagggctgtgcggcccccccaaagaaatgccaccccacaccattactgacccactgccaaaccggtcatgctggaggatgttgcaggcagcagaacgttctccttggcgtctccagactctgtcacgtctgtcacatgtgctcagtgagaacctgctttcatctgtgaagagcacagggcgccagtggcatatttggcaatcttggtgttctctggcaaatgccaaacgtcctgcacggtgttggactgtaagcacaacccccacctgtggacgtcgggccctcataccaccctcatggagtctgtttctgatcatttgagtagacacatgcacatttgtggcttgctggatgtcattttgcagggctctggcagtgctcctcctgttcctccttgcacaaaggcggaggtatcggtcctgctgctgggttgttgccctcctacggcctcctccacatctcctgatgtactggcctgtctcctggtagcgcctccatgctctggacactacgctgacagacacagcaaaccttcttgccacagcttgcattgatgtgccatcctggatgagctgcactacctgagccacttgtgtgggttgtagactccgtctcatgctaccactagagtgaaagcactgccagctttcaaaagtgaccaaaacatcagccagaaagcataggagatgagaagtggtctgtggtcaccacctgcagaacaactcctttattgggggtgtcttgctaattgcctataatttccacctgttgtctattccatttgcacaacagcatgtgaaattgattgtcaatcagtgttgcttcctaagtggacagtttgatttcacaaaagtgtgattgacttggagttagttACATTGtgatgtttaagtgttccctttatttctgctgcggagtacactgggctccacaaggaaagacataggggtgtagagtaggatcttgatccgaggcaccaacaggctcaaaagctttgactgttcccagaatgcacagcgccgcctcctctataaccccgcctccctgcacaggagctcagttttgtagttggtgcctgcagatagcaggcacataacagaggggctgctctgggcagccctaaaaagagctttttgagaagaaaagtgaagacttcaagggctgcagcagtgtgtacatgtctagtgcagCTCCATTTCtttccagcggcgctgtacactcccgagccctggttaccgggtaactacagcaggaggctccggttttcttctaaagtcaggcacacatgacggggtctctccgggatcacgtggccgcacttcgggaggtggtgagtgggtcccacttgtgggacccgtactttatcgcgatccggtgcggtcagtgggaggcgggccgcacgtgctggcggtggacactgtggcagtacaggcgatcccactagatcaccagggcatgggtgcaggtcaggttttcccttaaaaccgttttactagtagcccacagtacccggtggtttttccagcagggggataaggcttagacctggagcccctcccccagccccagggcgccatttccagcaaatgttcccgccctggagctgcatatctgtctctccctcactccctgtcagtgtttgggcgccatttctctcagctacactgttcctgggactgcttgggcaaatcctcctctgtaaagccgcccggttgtcagcgctgtgactttacatgacactaaagtattctacatgtcaattagacagtgttagttaagaaagagtgcatttagtcagggttctctggtacaagtaccctgtgatatacatacagttcttactgtgcagtgttaaatctattgactacatagctatataagctggtccagtgcagtattattgttagtaataacctctgcattgtttacatgtgactatatgtgtgtgcattagcttgctgagtggtttccatttcgtgtctctcactcaacttgctatccctatattctataacctgagggggcttggtgcgtcaggttttataatcatataggattttcacaagatatactctaatagtatttttctctgtggttttagtcaccatatctctcctgtatctctgcttgtgctgactacactgcgcaggggtttgggtaagaggtatagggcctaattctgagttgatcgcagcaacaaatttgttagcagttgggcaaaaccatgtgcactgcaggaggggcagctataacatgtgcagagagagttagatttgggtggggtgtattcaaaattaaatctaaattgcagtgtaaaaataaagcagccagtatttaccctgcacagaaacaaaataacccacccaaatctgactctctctgcaaatgttacatctgcccccccccccctgcagtgcacatgggtggtcattccgagttgttcgctatttttttcgttcgcacacggtatgtgcaaaattgcgaacatgttgcaaaattgcgaatatccgccccaacgtatttttgctaattcgtacgcagtattacacaaagtgggcgtacgctaaATGacgtcgcagcaatgcgaaaccatcgcattaacacaaacctcatcgtaaaaatacaaaGTTTTTGTAGATTTATACATTCATCTTAAAAGTGTACACTTTTGCTGAAAAATgcaccacaatggtttttttttcctattaagtggaattacacctttctgttaaaagtccacaagtcctcctcaattacgaatccaattagtgtaatgaattgtaatgttcatgatcaattaagtattttaaaaaaacctgaagaacactttgtagccataattgacctgcaacatttattttttaaaattataaatatagatgtttgaaatgtgcctggtataattgtatttttttttttttttggtgtagagttttttattttgtgattgaaggtgtttgcatgtttatttagacaataacaacctaattttttgtttatttttttaaaaaaacgtacgttagatgtttgaaatgtctaaggtaataaatgtctgataggcaatctgctgttcctttattgcattaataaacacaacacccgcttaacttgaaatatgatttgtttttattttatttattttttgtaaataaaaactggaaatattaaattaaacaaaaaaatcatCCAAATTTTTGCAGCTGCTCCACACTAGCCAGCAAGGATTGCAGATTTTGGTGCAtggtggccagaatgcccgcaaaagttgtgggatctccaactgcaacatctgaaattaagaggcaacataaacattactaacttactcacattacctattctaCAAGCAAGGAACAaaccacactttaatgcaggcctgtccaaactgcggccctccagctgttgtgaaactacatataccagcatgccttgacacagttttgtggtcagagaatacaaaagctgtgtcagggcatgctgggatgtgtagtttctcaacagctggagggccgcagtttggacaggcctgctttaatggcaaagttactacatcatggctgtttttatgaaaaatcattagcagaacaacacacaagcctgctcagcatttgttttttttttggctttgAAAAGTGTAccagaccatggggtacatttactactgtgtgagttctatttaagatggaacgttgaccatagcaaacaatcaaaattaagaatattatcttgtagaagtgtttcaaaaaatgtaaattataatcttattggttgctatgggcaacatcccatgttaaagagaactaccatcttagtaaatgatacaccatgttggcattcattcacatctggagtgacgaGAATTCAATTTTtggggggttggccctgcatcatcacactgcatatcaacatcttctgaaggacaacatatcctagcatgcccacactccctgaaagccgcccttactaaataaggtcaaacaggtttggataaatccaataagcattttgtgagtgtaactttcacaccacaaaacattgtgtcgttaggctggctaacaaagtgaagcatgtgatttgaaagtgcaaacattatgaatacacaggcacaagtgtaaaacaccaacaacatactaaactccactcaggtataaATGTTACCCAgaaaacctagcacatataaaccctgttgtcctagcaaccctgtcgacctaatgagtgtcgacctacagtggtcacacaaaacattgcacacataaacactgtacatataatgacactctcaaaaatgtaaatgctacatctagaccatgaagaagaacacaaacatttttccttggtccAAGATTTCAAACAGTACAATACTGCATTTTTTgttattgtaagtgtaagtaggtaatcattaatttaaaaatgttaaaacacttactttcttcAGCCACATGAGGACTCCCCGAATTTTCCTCTGGTGCTTCttgtgcccattcactgggtggggaaggcggctggatgggggaaggcggctggatgggggaaggcggctggatgggggaaggaggctggattggggaaggaggctggatgggtgaaggaGGAGTGATTGGGGACgtcatttcagagggtgggtctgattgagagggcgaggggggcggagagagtgtttgggcaatagagggtgaggggggctgagaaggggactgggaaggagaaggagaagggggctgagaaggagagtgggcctgagaaagagaagggggctgaaaaggagagggggcctgagaaggagaagggggctgagaaggagagggggcctgagaaggagaagggggctgagaaggagagggggcctgagaaggagaagggggctgagaaggagagggggcctgagaaggagaagggggctgagaaggagagggggcctgagaaggagaagggggctgagaaggagagtgggcctgagaaggagaagggggctgaggagagggggcctgagaaggagaagggggctgagaaggagagggggcctgagaaggagagggggcctgagaaggagaaggggaggtgggctgagaaggggactgtgaaggggagggggactgggaagaggagggggactgtgaaggggaggggggctgagaaggggactggtctggcctccctgcagcagcttgccgttgtggtggtcctagaatgacatatgttttatatttgttgttgcatgacaaatttaataaacaccatttgtctattactttgttctgtcccatgtaaaagacacagggctaacaTTATTTTGTTTGGCTAATTTGTaatctggtgatgttgtccatagcaaccaatctgattatacATAACATTTGTGAAGCTCATTACAGAATCTATTCGATTGActcatattgattggtataggcaacatcaccagatctaaaatcaacccaccttattaaatttacaccactgagcaagttatttggTCCAGTTTACAGCCTATGTAGCAattctgtacaacaacatgcacttgtttaaaatcactctgctacagtcagtactgcttgccctaacaaaacactgtcatatttattaaactagttcagtcagtgtggcaatttagacactatcacttagtgtaaatttgcaaagtttatgctaataatattacttagtgtaaatttgcacagtttatgctaataatctctgtGTTATGTAATGTATTTAACTTACTGCGTCCACGCAGttgccggatttgctggcggagctccgccaacagttccggcgtccgcctgcggagatcactccatctcctctccagctgaatgatggtccgcctgctgcggacgcaggtcctcagtaggtggcggacctctGCGTAGGACTGTCGCTTTACCCGATTTGGGACAAAGCGCCCTACgcagcctacgcggcggtccatcaccgccaccaacacgcggagctcacgccgggtgaacggtgcagcacgcatcatggcaatggcgttttccatatttgggcatatatttatagtgtgtgttggcatgttatGGGtggaaaatctatgctgtcatctaaataaactttattgatgtgtgcattgactaaactttattgctgtctgcagtgctgtgtagagcagaggggttagttcgctatagcggaaattcgcagtcgcggaagagcatgaTAATAAACGAACCTATtctcacaattacacacacacacacacacacacacacacacacacacacacacacacacacacacacacacacttttactctAATTTTTGagtcaatctgtgtactcaccacattttgtctgaacaatcagctgcacagtcacaaattttacaacatttagtatcatatgttgtgtttttgtttttgaaaACAGGATTAGAAAAAACCCCCAGTAATTACAACAATTTAGCAACGTAAAAATAATTCACAATaaaaacattgtaaggttaacatgtttgaatatttacagaaacaactaataatatattcacacacacaaaaacaattacacaatgagctttcaataactacctaaatgacatcagagcaaaatgaacataaacagacagtgactttgtgtttatttaaaaaaaaaaacaaaaaaaaaacactatacctgaaatattcgcgcacaatgcgtgcccttacttcgtttcccctccgggaaacactccccccaccgactctccgcccaacccctggctcctaatctggtaattcctctgtgtgaggaagctcaacgcgactccttacagcgatgttatgtagaatagcgcacaggaccacaattttacttaccatctccggccaatacatgatgtcgccaccagtgcggtggagcacacgaaagtgccctttaaggacaccaatcgtgcgctccaccagctgtctagtggcagtaagcgcggagttaaatgccgtctgtggtcctggcctgggcttactgtaaggagtcatgagccagggggtgcaaggatatccacggtctcctgtttgatgagaagaaaagaaaataattataatcttacattttataatattattgtaagtaaaaaaaaaaaaacactcacccaataaccacatgtcttgaccttccatcgatcttaatctgtgccatatccctgattgtctaatgacatgggcatcatgggagttccccgggaacttagcattcagggacaggatctggagggatggcccacaaacaaccattacattcagagaatgaaacagtttcctgtttctataaatgtcttcattatgtcttggtggtacaatagctacatgtgtgccatccacaaccccaataacatgtgggaagcaactaccaccttcctcaaattgccgcttcaccacatctagggccccaacatccaaaggcatagcaataaattgcttaacgcgcttaataaaagcctggctgacacgccgcaggaccttactgaactggccctgcgacatgccaaccagatcgccaacaacatgctggtatgaaccagtggccacaaaatgtaacacagcaaggaattgtgtcaatgctggtattgctgtaggatacctaatggattgttctagatcactctctattatggagagagtgtctaggattagatgaggtggcagcctgtatctgcgcacaaccacatcatcaggcatcccaaaaaggaggacacgggtacggaaaattggtggcctagcacgcctccattgccttggatgatgaggagccggttgcggttggagggcttgcagcggttggggtCGGAGTGGTTCcgggggttggggtgggagggcttcagctgccacatgaacggacatcaccaatttaaaatgaaggtaagaatcattttttaaaataaacaaaaaatcaaaaacattgtcagccataatcaaagacaaagtgtatgggtgttaacttactgcaggagcatactccatttcttcaataacaaaatacgggtccaaaagagaaaattggaaaaaaaaaaaaaaactttagctAATTATtacaaacataggttaacatcacaaatcaaaaagtatttgagatttcaaacatacccatataacaactgacacaatatatattcaaacaactaagtatgaataatgtaactTAGTTTGTTACTTAAAAAAACCTTTTAGAAAAAAAAGGGggtcctttagtagctaatacagcaCAAATCAGGCcgactttgtcaaaagtaaatgctttgaaaaccaagaaataacacctactagatagagaaatggccaatcaaaaataagatacacacttgctacaaacacactccaggacacacagggataggctactaaCCTGGTCAATCAATTAAGTGACCAATTTAGTGGAATAACGAACAAAAAATAAGCCAACCGACTCTAAATCAAATTATGGATACAAAATCCAAaacagacacctacaagagacacagaaggagtcttagatatcatatag is part of the Pseudophryne corroboree isolate aPseCor3 chromosome 11, aPseCor3.hap2, whole genome shotgun sequence genome and harbors:
- the LOC134969910 gene encoding putative nuclease HARBI1 isoform X1 translates to MSQGQFSKVLRRVSQAFIKRVKQFIAMPLDVGALDVVKRQFEEGGSCFPHVIGVVDGTHVAIVPPRHNEDIYRNRKLFHSLNVMVVCGPSLQILSLNAKFPGNSHDAHVIRQSGIWHRLRSMEGQDMWLLGDRGYPCTPWLMTPYSKPRPGPQTAFNSALTATRQLVERTIGVLKGHFRVLHRTGGDIMYWPEMDHHNGKLLQGGQTSPLLSPPPLHSPPPLPSPPPLHSPLLSPPPLLLLRPPLLLRPPLLLSPLLLLRPPLLSPLLLLRPTLLLSPLLLLRPPLLLSPLLLLRPPLLLSPLLLLRPPLLLSPLLLLRPPLLLSPLLLLRPPLLFSPLLFLRPTLLLSPLLLLLPSPLLSPPHPLLPKHSLRPPRPLNQTHPLK
- the LOC134969910 gene encoding uncharacterized protein LOC134969910 isoform X2, with the protein product MEYAPAILSLNAKFPGNSHDAHVIRQSGIWHRLRSMEGQDMWLLGDRGYPCTPWLMTPYSKPRPGPQTAFNSALTATRQLVERTIGVLKGHFRVLHRTGGDIMYWPEMDHHNGKLLQGGQTSPLLSPPPLHSPPPLPSPPPLHSPLLSPPPLLLLRPPLLLRPPLLLSPLLLLRPPLLSPLLLLRPTLLLSPLLLLRPPLLLSPLLLLRPPLLLSPLLLLRPPLLLSPLLLLRPPLLLSPLLLLRPPLLFSPLLFLRPTLLLSPLLLLLPSPLLSPPHPLLPKHSLRPPRPLNQTHPLK